The proteins below are encoded in one region of Sulfolobus islandicus Y.N.15.51:
- a CDS encoding transcriptional regulator yields the protein MNQMVNLRLNLKQDELKCENCGAKLSEDEIYVREINSKEHYFCCSHCADKYEARFKEADRSSCC from the coding sequence GTGAATCAGATGGTTAATTTGAGGTTAAATCTAAAGCAAGACGAGTTAAAATGTGAGAATTGCGGTGCTAAATTATCTGAAGATGAGATATATGTAAGGGAAATCAATAGTAAAGAACATTACTTTTGTTGTTCTCATTGTGCTGATAAATATGAGGCTAGATTTAAGGAAGCTGATAGATCCTCATGTTGCTAG
- a CDS encoding ArsR/SmtB family transcription factor — protein sequence MEPLTNELESLFSALADGTRLRIVLFLLDKGEATVDEISKSLGKSQSLISHHMACLRNCGIVKVRKDGKFSYYSMSSPEIIEVIKLSINHVKKYSQSILSCDVLAEEKGQVKLSR from the coding sequence GTGGAACCTCTTACAAATGAATTGGAATCGCTATTCTCTGCCCTAGCAGACGGGACTAGATTAAGAATAGTGCTCTTTTTATTGGATAAGGGAGAAGCTACTGTAGATGAAATAAGTAAATCTCTGGGCAAATCACAATCTTTAATATCTCATCATATGGCTTGCCTGAGAAATTGCGGAATAGTTAAAGTCAGAAAGGATGGTAAGTTTTCGTACTATTCTATGTCAAGCCCAGAAATAATTGAGGTAATAAAACTATCCATAAATCACGTCAAAAAATACAGCCAGTCTATCCTATCTTGTGATGTTCTAGCAGAAGAAAAAGGTCAAGTTAAATTATCTCGTTAG